A single region of the Canis lupus familiaris isolate Mischka breed German Shepherd chromosome 35, alternate assembly UU_Cfam_GSD_1.0, whole genome shotgun sequence genome encodes:
- the ZNF322 gene encoding zinc finger protein 322 — translation MFTSQERYNQRTQKSKIYHVCPQKGKKIFIHVHEITQIDDQIYQCLEREQNFCENLALIMCERSHTGEKPCRCDMCEKTFIQSSDLISHQRIHNYEKPYKCSKCEKSFWHHLALSGHQRTHAGKKFYTCDICGKNFGQSSDLLVHQRSHTGEKPYLCSECDKCFSRSTNLIRHRRTHTGEKPFKCLECEKAFSGKSDLISHQRTHTGERPYKCNKCEKSYRHRSAFIVHKRVHTGEKPYKCGACEKCFGQKSDLIVHQRVHTGEKPYKCLECMRSFTRSANLIRHQATHTHTFKCLEYEKSFSCSSDLIVHQRIHMEEKPHQWSTCESGFLLGMDFVAQQKMRTQTEELHYKYSVCDKSFHQSSALLQHQTIHIGEKPYICNMGEKGLELSPPHASEASQMS, via the coding sequence ATGTTCACTTCACAAGAGAGATATAATCAGAGaactcagaaaagtaaaatatatcatgTATGCCCTCAGAAGggtaaaaagatttttattcatgtgcATGAGATTACTCAAATAGATGATCAGATATACCAGTGCCTTGAACGTGAGCAAAACTTCTGTGAAAACTTAGCTCTTATTATGTGTGAGAGATCCCATACTGGGGAGAAACCTTGTAGATGTGATATGTGTGAGAAAACCTTCATCCAAAGCTCAGATCTTATTTCACACCAGAGGATCCACAATTatgagaaaccttacaaatgtagCAAATGTGAGAAGAGCTTTTGGCACCACTTAGCTCTTTCAGGACACCAGAGAACACATGCAGGTAAAAAATTCTATACATGTGATATTTGTGGCAAAAATTTCGGTCAGAGCTCTGATCTGCTTGTCCACCAGCGAAGCCATACAGGCGAGAAACCATATCTGTGTAGTGAGTGTGATAAATGCTTCAGTCGAAGTACAAACCTTATAAGGCACCGAAGAACTCACACAGGTGAGAAACCATTTAAGTGTCTGGAGTGTGAAAAAGCTTTTAGTGGGAAATCAGATCTGATTAGCCACCAGAGAACTCATACTGGTGAAAGGCCCTACAAATGTAATAAGTGTGAGAAAAGTTACCGACACCGTTCAGCCTTCATTGTTCATAAGAGAGTTCATACCGGGGAGAAGCCCTATAAGTGTGGTGCCTGTGAGAAATGCTTTGGCCAGAAATCAGACCTCATTGTACACCAGAGAGTTCATACGGGTGAGAAACCATATAAATGCTTGGAATGTATGAGAAGTTTTACCCGGAGTGCCAACCTCATCAGACATCAGGCAACTCATACTCACACTTTTAAATGCCTTGAATATGAGAAAAGTTTCAGCTGTAGCTCAGACCTTATTGTGCATCAGAGAATTCACATGGAGGAGAAACCACATCAGTGGTCGACATGCGAGAGTGGCTTCCTCCTAGGGATGGACTTTGTTGCCCAACAGAAAATGAGAACTCAGACTGAGGAGCTGCATTATAAATACAGTGTATGTGATAAAAGCTTCCACCAGAGCTCAGCTCTTCTTCAACATCAGACAATCCATATCGGTGAGAAACCATACATCTGTAATATGGGCGAGAAAGGTCTTGAGCTCAGCCCTCCCCATGCGTCAGAAGCCTCACAAATGTCTTGA